GGCGGCGGGGTTTAGTTTTTATCCCAGTAAAAATTTAGGTGCTTTTGGCAATGGCGGAATGTTGGTGAGCAATGATCCCGAAATTAGCCAAAAAGCCCGCAGTTTAAGAAATTATGGCGCACCGAGCAAGTATTTCCACACCGATATCGGCACTAATAGCCGTTTAGATAGCATACAAGCCGCCATTTTAAACATTAAATTACCCCATCTGGAAAGTTGGAATCGCTCCCGTCATCGAGCGGCAAGACAATATGATCAGTTGTTGGCCCCTTTAACCGATCAGGGCATTTTACCCATACGAGACGAAACCGAAACCGGTCATGTCTATCATCTCTACGTTATTCGCATTCTCCCCCATTGTCCCGTTGATCGCCAACAACTACAAGAAAAATTAACTGCCGTCGGTATTCAAACCGGCATTCATTATCCGATTCCTTGTCATCTGCAACCGGCCTATCGCTACCTGGGTTATCAACAGGGAGACTTTCCTAATTCAGAGATTCTCTGTGAAGAAATTTTATCTCTCCCCATGTACCCCGGCATCAGCCAGAAGCAAATTGAAATCGTGGTTGAACAGATCACTGCGATCATCGGGTAACATAAATTCAGAATTTGTCACTAAATCGCTCTGTCCTATGGGTATTAGTCCTTCTCTATCTCCCGTCTCCCGCAAAAATCAGCTATCTTGGCTGATTATCGCTTTCTTGGCGGTTATCTATGGTCCAGTGATCTTTCATTGGTACGATGGTTGGCTGAATAAATCGATCGGCATCGAACATGAGTACTTTAGCCACGGCTTGATTGGCCTTCCCTACGCCGCCTATATTGTCTGGCAGAATCGCAAAAAATGGCAACGCCTCGAAGATCGCTC
This portion of the Microcystis aeruginosa NIES-2549 genome encodes:
- a CDS encoding DegT/DnrJ/EryC1/StrS family aminotransferase; the encoded protein is MNSNLIKVPFVDLTWQNQPLQAKITEAIQTVIDRGDFVLGQALAEFETAFAQACGVEYAVGVASGTAALALALQAYGIGAGDEVLVPANTFVATLMGVIQAGAKPVLVDCHLDTALIDLAAAAQKITPKTRAILPVHLYGQMVSPQQLQDFARSYNLIIFEDAAQAHLASREGYRAGSVGVAAGFSFYPSKNLGAFGNGGMLVSNDPEISQKARSLRNYGAPSKYFHTDIGTNSRLDSIQAAILNIKLPHLESWNRSRHRAARQYDQLLAPLTDQGILPIRDETETGHVYHLYVIRILPHCPVDRQQLQEKLTAVGIQTGIHYPIPCHLQPAYRYLGYQQGDFPNSEILCEEILSLPMYPGISQKQIEIVVEQITAIIG